Genomic window (Streptomyces liliiviolaceus):
CCTGTTTCCGGCCCGGCGCGGAAGAATGGGTTCATGAGCCAGCCCAATGCACAGGCGCAGGTCCAGCACCCGCAGCCGTCCGTCGGTTCCATAGCCGCGCACCGCCCGCACACCGTGGCGGCGAACGTCTCCGACCTGGAGCCCGACCTCGACGCCGACCTCGACGAGTACGAGGACCTGGTGCAGGACGGCGTCCAGCTTCCGCAGGGCCGCTTCCTCGACCGGGAGCGCAGTTGGCTCGCGTTCAACGAACGGGTCCTCGAACTCGCCGAGGACCCGAACACGCCCCTCCTCGAACGGGCGAAATTCCTGGCGATCTTCGCGAGCAACCTGGACGAGTTCTTCATGGTCCGGGTGGCCGGTCTGAAGCGGCGCATCGCCACCGGCGTGGCCACCCGCTCGGCCTCCGGCCTGCAGCCCCGCGAGGTACTGGAGATGATCTGGGCCCGCTCGCGCGAACTCATGGCCCGGCACGCCGCCTGCTACCAGGAGGACGTGGCACCGCAGCTCGCGGAGGAGGGCATCCACCTCGTCCGCTGGAGCGAGCTGTCCGAGAAGGAACAGGCGCGCCTCTTCACGCTCTTCCGCCACCAGATCTTCCCGGTCCTGACCCCCCTCGCGGTCGACCCGGCGCACCCCTTCCCGTACATCTCGGGTCTCTCCCTGAACCTCGCGGTCGTCGTGCGCAACCCGGTCTCCGGGCACCGCCACTTCGCCCGGGTGAAGGTGCCGCCGCTGCTCTCCCGCTTCCTGGAGGCCTCCCCGAACCGCTTCGTCCCCATCGAGGACGTCATCGCGGCGCATCTGGAGGAGCTGTTCCCGGGCATGGAGGTCCTGGAGCACCACACGTTCCGGCTCACCAGGAACGAGGACCTGGAGGTCGAGGAGGACGACGCCGAGAACCTCCTCCAAGCCCTGGAGAAGGAGCTCATGCGGCGCCGCTTCGGCCCGCCGGTGCGCCTGGAGGTCGAGGAGTCCATCGACCGGTACGTACTGGACCTGCTGGTCAGAGAGCTGAAGATCTCCGAGGCGGAGGTCTATCCGCTCCCCGGTCCCCTGGACCTCACCGGCCTCTTCGGCATCGGCGCCCTCGACCGGCCCGAGCTGAAGTTCCCGAAGTTCATCGCAGGCACCCACCGCGACCTCGCGGAGGTCGAGTCGGCGTCCGCGCCCGACATCTTCGCCGCCCTGCGCGAGCGCGACGTCCTGCTGCACCACCCGTACGACAGCTTCTCCACCTCCGTCCAGGCGTTCCTGGAGCAGGCGGCGGCGGACCCGGACGTGCTGGCCATCAAGCAGACCCTGTACCGGACCTCGGGCGACTCCCCCATCGTGGACGCCCTCATCGACGCCGCCGAGGCCGGCAAGCAGGTCCTCGTCCTCGTCGAGATCAAGGCACGCTTCGACGAGCAGGCCAACATCAAGTGGGCCCGCAAACTGGAGGAGTCGGGCTGCCACGTGGTCTACGGCCTCGTCGGCCTCAAGACCCACTGCAAGCTGTCGCTCGTGGTGCGCCAGGAGGGCGACACCCTGCGCCGCTACAGCCACGTCGGCACGGGCAACTACCACCCCAAGACCGCCCGCCTGTACGAGGACCTTGGGCTCCTGACCGCCGACCCACAGGTCGGCGCGGACCTCTCCGACCTCTTCAACCGGCTCTCCGGCTACTCCCGCCGCGAGACCTACCGCCGTCTGCTCGTCGCGCCCAAATCCCT
Coding sequences:
- a CDS encoding RNA degradosome polyphosphate kinase, with translation MSQPNAQAQVQHPQPSVGSIAAHRPHTVAANVSDLEPDLDADLDEYEDLVQDGVQLPQGRFLDRERSWLAFNERVLELAEDPNTPLLERAKFLAIFASNLDEFFMVRVAGLKRRIATGVATRSASGLQPREVLEMIWARSRELMARHAACYQEDVAPQLAEEGIHLVRWSELSEKEQARLFTLFRHQIFPVLTPLAVDPAHPFPYISGLSLNLAVVVRNPVSGHRHFARVKVPPLLSRFLEASPNRFVPIEDVIAAHLEELFPGMEVLEHHTFRLTRNEDLEVEEDDAENLLQALEKELMRRRFGPPVRLEVEESIDRYVLDLLVRELKISEAEVYPLPGPLDLTGLFGIGALDRPELKFPKFIAGTHRDLAEVESASAPDIFAALRERDVLLHHPYDSFSTSVQAFLEQAAADPDVLAIKQTLYRTSGDSPIVDALIDAAEAGKQVLVLVEIKARFDEQANIKWARKLEESGCHVVYGLVGLKTHCKLSLVVRQEGDTLRRYSHVGTGNYHPKTARLYEDLGLLTADPQVGADLSDLFNRLSGYSRRETYRRLLVAPKSLRDGLIARINKEVQHHRAGRPAHVRIKVNSMVDEALIDSLYRASQAGVPVDVWVRGICAVRPGVAGLSENIRVRSVLGRFLEHSRVFGFGNGGEPEVWIGSADMMHRNLDRRIEALVRITDPAHRSALNRLFETGMSDTTSSWHLGPDGEWTRHATDAEGQPLRNVQEMLIDARRRRRGTATP